From Vicinamibacteria bacterium, one genomic window encodes:
- the ybeY gene encoding rRNA maturation RNase YbeY — MNDDPDRGPPRASGRESELVVRNLQRRHPIDRSRLAGFLAEVASSLGACESDATLALVGDERIRELNRRFRGFDEATDVLSFPSPPPYLGDIVVSVDTAERQAKRRGTTLALQLQVLTLHGFLHLLGYDHESDSGEMRRLEYRMRRKFLLTRTRARR; from the coding sequence ATGAACGACGATCCTGACCGGGGCCCACCAAGGGCGAGCGGGAGAGAGTCAGAGCTGGTCGTTCGGAACCTGCAAAGGCGTCATCCGATTGATCGAAGCCGATTGGCGGGATTCCTCGCCGAGGTCGCGTCGTCGCTGGGCGCTTGCGAGTCCGACGCGACCCTCGCGCTCGTCGGCGACGAGCGCATCCGGGAGCTCAACCGGCGGTTCCGCGGCTTCGACGAGGCCACCGACGTCCTGTCCTTTCCGTCACCGCCACCCTATCTCGGGGACATCGTCGTCTCGGTCGATACCGCCGAGCGCCAGGCGAAGAGGCGCGGCACGACTCTGGCGCTTCAACTCCAGGTTCTGACTCTGCACGGATTCCTTCACCTGCTGGGCTACGACCACGAGTCCGATAGCGGAGAGATGCGCCGGCTCGAATACCGGATGAGGCGTAAATTCCTCCTGACCCGAACCAGGGCGCGCCGATGA